A region from the Cellvibrio sp. PSBB006 genome encodes:
- a CDS encoding ThuA domain-containing protein produces the protein MKLPKNVLFASLLMLCLLPLARAAELPNVLLITGKAPDSVSNRYPNWEHEFYNEEIVKALEGLVEITISDDLALLNDQHLARYDLIMNNSLFRAPNQQQLAAFYRFIEGGKSYLALHSGLSTFLNSERYSEMIGGHFLGWDNRKSLQVHTFDAWYGYDYNDQTQHPITRSMPNFLIDDELFLMHTNTDALEVIARAEHHPVLWLRDWHKGKVMGLALGNGKTEARHPDYHRLLQNSVRWLVGYPIVETLPDGRFLRNAGEVKEFIHLQEISHHSQDAPMRYQLVANTNPELVKAQIDDRGHVRLTFASELVGTARITVQIQAANGLTTTADFTLTVDQLTTGNLAGYHGVSAHTSSNEFRKFTADPAYVFDGNPATRWSSAYEDSSWIYLDLGESRRINRVRLLWEGAYGQRYQIQVSDDADTWTSVYRESKSDGGEDDIRFAAVDGRYIRLYGEQRATSWGYSLYEFEVFGD, from the coding sequence ATGAAGCTACCCAAAAACGTTCTATTCGCCAGCTTGTTGATGCTGTGCCTTTTACCCTTGGCCCGAGCGGCCGAATTACCCAACGTCTTATTGATTACCGGTAAAGCGCCTGACAGCGTGAGCAACCGTTATCCGAATTGGGAGCATGAGTTCTATAACGAAGAAATCGTCAAAGCACTTGAAGGTCTGGTGGAAATAACGATCAGCGACGATCTGGCGCTGCTTAATGATCAGCATCTGGCGCGCTATGACCTGATAATGAACAACTCGTTATTTCGCGCTCCGAATCAGCAACAGCTTGCTGCGTTTTACCGGTTCATCGAAGGAGGCAAAAGCTATCTTGCACTGCATTCCGGTCTTTCTACATTTTTGAATTCTGAACGCTACAGCGAGATGATCGGCGGCCATTTTTTGGGTTGGGATAATCGCAAATCTTTGCAGGTTCACACCTTCGATGCCTGGTACGGCTATGACTACAACGATCAAACCCAGCACCCCATCACCCGCAGCATGCCCAACTTCCTGATTGATGATGAATTGTTTTTGATGCACACCAACACCGATGCGCTTGAGGTGATTGCGCGGGCAGAACACCACCCGGTGCTGTGGTTGCGGGATTGGCACAAGGGCAAAGTCATGGGGCTGGCTCTGGGAAATGGCAAGACAGAAGCCCGGCATCCCGATTATCACCGTTTGCTTCAAAACAGTGTGCGCTGGCTGGTGGGTTATCCCATTGTAGAAACCTTGCCGGATGGGCGTTTTCTTCGCAACGCTGGAGAGGTAAAGGAATTTATTCATTTGCAGGAGATCAGCCACCATTCGCAGGACGCGCCCATGCGCTATCAACTTGTTGCCAACACGAATCCTGAGCTGGTTAAAGCGCAAATTGATGATCGAGGCCATGTCCGCCTGACATTTGCATCGGAACTCGTGGGTACGGCCCGTATCACCGTGCAAATTCAGGCCGCTAACGGACTAACAACCACCGCGGATTTCACGCTCACCGTCGATCAACTCACCACCGGAAACCTCGCTGGTTATCACGGCGTTTCAGCGCACACCTCATCCAATGAGTTCCGCAAATTTACCGCTGACCCGGCGTATGTGTTTGATGGAAATCCTGCAACACGTTGGTCGAGCGCCTATGAAGATAGCAGTTGGATTTATCTGGATCTTGGTGAATCGCGTCGGATAAATCGCGTGCGCCTACTGTGGGAAGGCGCCTATGGTCAGCGCTATCAGATACAGGTATCCGATGATGCGGATACCTGGACGTCTGTGTATCGCGAAAGCAAAAGTGATGGTGGTGAGGACGATATCCGTTTTGCAGCGGTGGATGGTCGCTACATCAGATTGTATGGCGAGCAACGCGCAACTTCCTGGGGTTATTCGCTTTACGAGTTTGAAGTCTTTGGTGATTAG
- a CDS encoding DUF6795 domain-containing protein: MSLFFGEKNKVEAVLFSPLEGQLTFNGKPASGAKLKLWLAWKDQEGENEYFTADENGYFSIPKKTVVYDENPLFQISIGQMITVDFDGQEYLIWKGGKSTTHLYGELGGRPKNLTCELTKEEMDAHLEHALLETLCEWSELTKEMEK; this comes from the coding sequence ATGTCATTATTTTTTGGGGAAAAGAACAAAGTAGAAGCTGTGCTTTTCTCGCCTCTGGAAGGACAGCTGACGTTTAATGGAAAACCTGCCTCAGGCGCAAAATTAAAGTTATGGCTTGCCTGGAAAGATCAAGAAGGCGAAAACGAATATTTCACGGCCGATGAAAATGGCTATTTTTCGATTCCAAAGAAAACCGTCGTATATGATGAAAATCCATTATTCCAGATTTCAATCGGCCAAATGATCACCGTAGATTTCGACGGTCAGGAATATCTTATCTGGAAGGGTGGAAAGTCAACCACACATCTTTACGGTGAGTTAGGTGGTCGACCGAAGAATCTAACCTGTGAACTTACCAAAGAAGAGATGGATGCCCATCTCGAACACGCACTCCTTGAAACTTTGTGCGAGTGGAGTGAATTAACAAAGGAAATGGAGAAATAA
- the dmeF gene encoding CDF family Co(II)/Ni(II) efflux transporter DmeF: protein MPQTPQRLCHTHTFDQHNPLAEKNTLRALILTIVMMVIEITGGWYFNSMALLADGWHMSSHVLALGLALLAYKLTQRFAGDVRFTFGPWKIEVLGGYTGAILLLMVALLMFYHSIERLLSPGEIHYNEAIAIAIVGLVVNLICAWWLKDGHSHSHDHGHPHHNHTHHNHSHHQDLNLRSAYLHVITDAATSVLAIIALIGGKLWGAAWLDPVMGIVGGILVAVWAIGLLKESGRALVDAEMGAPITDEVREVIAASPIKAEIVDLHVWRVGRGSYACILSLHTTSDVSPDYFKELLGVHEELVHITIEMYARSNDQQINELHIP from the coding sequence ATGCCCCAAACACCGCAACGCCTCTGCCACACACACACCTTTGACCAGCACAACCCGCTCGCCGAAAAAAATACCCTGCGCGCGCTGATCCTGACGATTGTCATGATGGTGATTGAAATCACCGGCGGCTGGTATTTCAATTCTATGGCACTGCTAGCAGATGGCTGGCATATGAGTTCGCACGTGCTCGCCCTGGGTTTGGCGCTGCTAGCGTACAAACTGACGCAACGGTTTGCGGGCGATGTGCGCTTTACCTTTGGGCCCTGGAAGATTGAAGTACTCGGCGGTTACACCGGCGCTATCCTGTTGTTGATGGTGGCGCTGTTGATGTTTTATCACTCCATTGAGCGGCTGTTGTCGCCGGGCGAGATTCATTACAACGAAGCCATCGCAATCGCCATCGTGGGTTTAGTGGTCAATCTCATTTGTGCCTGGTGGTTGAAGGACGGACACAGCCATAGCCATGATCACGGCCATCCCCATCACAACCACACGCATCACAATCACAGCCATCACCAGGATCTGAATTTGCGTTCCGCTTACCTGCACGTCATCACCGACGCCGCCACGTCCGTGTTGGCGATTATCGCGTTGATCGGCGGCAAGCTCTGGGGCGCCGCCTGGCTCGATCCGGTAATGGGAATTGTCGGCGGTATTCTCGTGGCGGTGTGGGCAATTGGTTTGTTAAAAGAATCCGGCCGCGCACTGGTGGATGCGGAGATGGGCGCGCCTATCACCGATGAAGTGCGTGAAGTGATTGCAGCAAGTCCGATAAAAGCCGAGATTGTCGACCTGCATGTGTGGCGAGTTGGGAGAGGTAGCTACGCGTGTATTTTGAGTTTGCATACCACGAGTGATGTCTCGCCGGATTATTTCAAAGAGCTGCTGGGTGTTCATGAAGAATTGGTGCATATCACTATAGAAATGTACGCAAGATCTAACGATCAGCAGATCAATGAGTTACATATTCCATAA
- a CDS encoding aldo/keto reductase has product MEYRYMGKSGLQVPALSFGAGTFGGKGPLFSAWGNTDVEAAKKLIDICLEAGANMFDTADVYSDGESEKILGAAVKGRRDQLIISTKTTLPMGDKPGDWGSSRARLIKACEASLKRLDTDYIDLFYLHAFDGFTPVDEVLSALDALISAGKIRYIGASNFSGWELMKSLAVADRYGYPRYVANQAYYSLVGRDYEWELMPLGLDQGIGAAVWSPLGWGRLTGNVRRDQPIPPNSRLHQTAQFGPPVDDNLVYDLVEVMDDIAAETGRTIPQIAINWLLQRPTVATVVLGARNEEQLRDNLGAVGWALTQEQIKRLDQVSEQTAAYPYFAYRRQEAFAKVNPPVV; this is encoded by the coding sequence ATGGAATATCGATACATGGGTAAATCCGGTTTACAGGTTCCGGCATTAAGTTTCGGCGCGGGTACCTTTGGTGGCAAAGGCCCGCTCTTCAGCGCCTGGGGCAATACCGATGTTGAGGCTGCCAAAAAATTGATTGATATTTGCCTGGAGGCCGGCGCCAATATGTTCGATACCGCCGACGTGTATTCCGACGGTGAATCAGAAAAAATTCTGGGCGCAGCGGTAAAAGGGCGGCGCGATCAACTCATCATTTCGACCAAAACAACCTTGCCGATGGGCGATAAACCCGGTGACTGGGGTTCATCCCGCGCGCGACTTATCAAGGCATGCGAAGCGTCATTAAAGCGATTGGATACGGATTACATCGATCTGTTTTACCTGCACGCCTTTGATGGCTTCACGCCGGTAGACGAAGTACTTTCTGCACTGGATGCGCTCATCAGTGCGGGAAAAATTCGCTACATCGGCGCATCCAATTTTTCCGGGTGGGAATTGATGAAATCTTTAGCGGTAGCAGATCGTTACGGCTATCCCCGCTACGTCGCCAATCAAGCCTATTACTCCCTGGTCGGCCGCGACTATGAATGGGAGCTGATGCCATTGGGGCTCGATCAAGGCATTGGCGCCGCCGTGTGGAGCCCCTTGGGTTGGGGCAGACTGACCGGCAATGTGCGCCGCGATCAACCCATTCCACCGAATAGCCGCCTGCACCAGACGGCGCAGTTTGGTCCGCCGGTAGATGACAACCTTGTTTACGACCTCGTGGAGGTGATGGACGATATTGCGGCGGAGACGGGCCGCACCATTCCGCAAATTGCCATCAATTGGCTGCTTCAACGTCCGACGGTTGCCACCGTCGTCCTGGGTGCGCGCAATGAAGAACAGCTGCGCGATAATCTGGGCGCGGTGGGATGGGCACTGACGCAGGAACAGATAAAGCGATTAGATCAGGTGAGCGAGCAAACAGCGGCCTATCCATATTTCGCTTACCGGCGTCAGGAGGCTTTTGCGAAGGTGAATCCGCCCGTGGTGTGA
- a CDS encoding LysR family transcriptional regulator: protein MIRLENRSGEMEIFVGVVNAGSFSAAAARLQMTPSAVSKLMSRLETRLGARLINRSTRKLQLTAEGAEFYQRCLNILSDIEEAESCVSHAEMAAGRVNVNVSVPVGMRIILPLVPAFLKQYPRVSLNLQLTDEVVNLLDINAEVAIRSGRMKDSRLSARKLGATPMTIVASPHYLQTYGLPKTPQDLENHNRLGHHFAREMNGWPFTVDGKEIVIPINGNAQVSNGEALRLLCVEGLGMARLANFLIADDVEAGRLVPVLQDYNPGDLEEIHAVYISQGGPLPHRIRVFIDYLADNIAL, encoded by the coding sequence ATGATCCGCTTGGAAAATCGTTCGGGAGAGATGGAAATATTCGTCGGCGTAGTAAACGCTGGCAGCTTTTCGGCAGCGGCGGCGCGCCTTCAAATGACGCCATCGGCGGTCAGTAAATTAATGAGTCGGCTTGAAACGCGTTTGGGCGCGCGGTTGATTAATCGCTCGACGCGCAAGTTACAGCTCACGGCGGAGGGCGCTGAGTTTTATCAACGTTGCCTGAACATTCTTTCCGATATTGAAGAGGCTGAGAGTTGTGTCAGTCACGCCGAGATGGCGGCGGGCAGAGTCAACGTGAATGTGAGCGTACCGGTGGGAATGCGCATCATTCTGCCCCTGGTGCCCGCGTTTTTAAAACAGTACCCACGGGTTTCGCTGAATCTGCAACTTACTGATGAAGTGGTTAATCTGCTGGATATCAATGCGGAAGTGGCCATCCGTAGCGGACGAATGAAAGATTCCCGTTTATCGGCGCGAAAACTGGGCGCTACACCCATGACCATCGTAGCGTCTCCACATTATCTCCAAACCTATGGCTTACCCAAAACGCCGCAGGATCTCGAAAATCACAATCGCCTCGGCCATCACTTTGCGCGCGAAATGAATGGTTGGCCCTTCACGGTTGATGGAAAAGAAATTGTCATTCCTATCAATGGCAATGCGCAAGTCAGTAACGGTGAAGCCTTGCGATTATTATGTGTGGAAGGACTGGGCATGGCGCGTCTCGCCAATTTTTTAATTGCAGACGACGTTGAAGCCGGGCGACTGGTGCCGGTATTGCAGGACTACAATCCGGGTGATCTGGAAGAAATTCACGCGGTATATATCAGCCAGGGAGGACCTTTGCCACATCGAATACGCGTTTTTATTGATTACCTTGCTGACAATATTGCGCTTTGA
- a CDS encoding PA0069 family radical SAM protein, producing the protein MNHDDDITDADQWVAPPLKAQKGRGAVSNLAGRYEIQTTEAVDDGWWRDEDDNGQPVKTFVTKEFAKSILSRNSSPDLPFSVSLNPYRGCEHGCIYCFARPTHAYLGLSPGLDFETRLYAKVNAAELLRRELASPSYQPSCIALGVNTDAYQPCDRDFQLTRHVLEVLRECEHPVGLITKSSLIERDIDIIAAMAEKQQAVAAVTITTLDHNISRTLEPRAASPTRRLQTIRKLADAGIPVSVSVAPIIPFVTEQELEHVLAAAHEAGATSAGYTVLRLPWEVNPLFQQWLETHFPERAERVMNRIRDMRGGKDYDAEFGSRMHGEGLWADLFRQRFRKTVARLGLDRNSRFHTLDDSRFRKPQVIPPRAKKHGDEQLDFFG; encoded by the coding sequence ATGAATCACGACGATGACATTACCGATGCGGATCAATGGGTTGCACCGCCCTTAAAAGCGCAGAAGGGTCGCGGTGCTGTCAGCAACCTGGCGGGCCGTTATGAAATTCAAACCACCGAAGCGGTGGATGACGGCTGGTGGCGCGACGAAGACGATAACGGCCAACCTGTAAAAACCTTTGTCACTAAAGAATTTGCCAAAAGCATCCTCAGCCGCAACAGCTCCCCGGATTTACCTTTTAGCGTTTCGCTCAATCCCTATCGCGGTTGCGAACACGGCTGCATCTACTGTTTTGCGCGGCCGACCCATGCTTATTTGGGCTTATCGCCAGGCCTGGACTTTGAAACGCGTTTGTATGCGAAGGTCAACGCCGCCGAATTATTGCGGCGCGAACTGGCGAGCCCTTCTTATCAACCCAGCTGCATCGCGCTCGGTGTTAACACCGATGCCTATCAACCCTGTGACCGAGACTTTCAACTTACCCGACACGTGCTGGAGGTGTTGCGCGAATGCGAGCACCCGGTGGGGTTAATTACCAAGTCGTCACTGATTGAACGGGATATCGACATCATTGCCGCTATGGCGGAGAAGCAACAAGCCGTCGCTGCCGTCACCATCACCACACTCGATCACAATATTTCGCGCACCCTGGAACCGCGCGCGGCATCGCCCACCCGTCGCCTGCAAACTATTCGTAAACTCGCCGACGCGGGTATTCCCGTCTCCGTCAGCGTCGCGCCGATTATTCCGTTTGTGACCGAGCAGGAATTGGAACATGTATTGGCCGCCGCCCATGAAGCCGGTGCGACCAGCGCCGGTTACACCGTGCTGCGTTTGCCCTGGGAGGTAAACCCGTTATTTCAACAGTGGCTGGAAACCCATTTTCCGGAACGGGCAGAGCGTGTGATGAACCGCATTCGCGATATGCGCGGCGGAAAAGATTACGATGCAGAATTCGGTTCGCGTATGCACGGCGAAGGGTTATGGGCCGACTTATTTCGTCAACGTTTTCGTAAAACCGTCGCGCGCCTCGGGCTGGATCGCAACAGCCGTTTTCATACGCTTGATGACTCGCGCTTTCGCAAGCCGCAAGTTATTCCGCCGCGCGCAAAAAAACACGGCGACGAGCAGCTGGATTTTTTTGGTTAG
- a CDS encoding TPM domain-containing protein, with product MTIINPDQQQSVADLITDVEQHTDAEFVAVVARQSDDYRYIPVLWAAAIALLIPLPVLFMPFWLTTADVVLVQWLSFLALVGLFRIPALRIRLIPKSVRYGRAANMARRQFLENNLHHTRGETGVLLFVSEAERYVEIIADRGINQQVAQTQWQGLVDDFVAAVKAGNTHEGLTNCIKGCGAILQQHVPATHQKNELPNHLILL from the coding sequence ATGACAATAATTAATCCGGATCAGCAACAAAGCGTGGCTGATCTTATTACAGACGTTGAACAACATACCGACGCAGAGTTTGTCGCCGTGGTGGCGCGCCAGAGTGATGACTATCGTTACATCCCGGTGCTCTGGGCGGCGGCTATCGCGCTGTTAATACCTTTACCGGTGCTGTTTATGCCGTTCTGGTTAACCACCGCCGATGTTGTGCTGGTGCAATGGTTAAGTTTTCTGGCATTGGTCGGTTTATTTCGCATTCCCGCGTTGCGCATCCGTTTGATTCCCAAATCCGTGCGTTACGGGCGCGCGGCCAATATGGCACGGCGGCAATTCCTGGAGAACAACCTGCATCACACCCGGGGCGAAACCGGGGTCTTGCTGTTTGTCTCTGAAGCGGAACGCTATGTGGAAATCATTGCGGATCGCGGTATCAACCAACAGGTGGCGCAAACCCAATGGCAAGGACTGGTGGATGATTTTGTCGCGGCGGTCAAGGCAGGCAATACCCATGAAGGCCTGACCAACTGCATCAAAGGTTGCGGTGCGATTCTGCAACAACACGTACCGGCCACGCATCAAAAGAATGAATTACCGAACCACCTAATACTGTTATAG